From a region of the Deltaproteobacteria bacterium genome:
- a CDS encoding FAD-binding oxidoreductase — translation MTSASSGFFAALRHALGDHALDVSAEGIAHYGRNLLPSGDRRPAGIVFPSSTEEVRTVVQLANAHGFPLYSISTGENRGLGLKSPLQPGSLIVDVGVRMNRILEIDETLCFAEIEPGVTYRQMYDELGRRGHTLMMDTTSGPPNGGIVGNTLDKGAGYTPYFDHFGMSCGLEVVLGDGRVLRTADGALAGSQTWHLSKYGYGPFLDGLFLQSNFGIVTRMGVWLMPRPPALRSFFFVFPDDEDFGEVVELVRPLKLNNIVPSLLKVTNDLYALGTAATYPFDRTGGQTPLPDDIRRELQREHGVGAWIVSGAFYGASDDLLLPLVERMKTHFGRSGKARYVSHEEALDNPIFDIHVATFSGRPTTSELSLLDWRPGGGNCWFLPGLPMIGTTANEQQALSRRILREHKLEFIAEYVCGPRMARALHVIVFNRQDPEECQRVIACYRDLMHAYAEAGYPVSRAPLDFQEDAMARLETFPGVCADIKRALDPNGILSPGRYGIGTHK, via the coding sequence ATGACTTCAGCTTCGTCCGGTTTTTTTGCCGCCCTTCGTCACGCGCTTGGCGACCATGCTCTCGATGTTTCTGCAGAGGGAATTGCGCATTATGGCCGCAATCTTCTTCCTAGTGGCGACCGCCGTCCGGCTGGAATCGTTTTTCCTTCTTCAACCGAGGAAGTACGAACCGTCGTGCAACTAGCCAATGCTCACGGCTTTCCACTGTACAGCATTAGCACAGGAGAGAATCGCGGGCTTGGACTGAAAAGTCCGCTCCAGCCGGGCAGCTTGATTGTCGATGTCGGCGTACGCATGAATCGCATCCTGGAGATCGACGAAACGCTCTGCTTCGCCGAGATCGAACCAGGTGTGACCTATCGGCAGATGTATGACGAGCTAGGGCGGCGTGGCCACACGCTCATGATGGACACCACCTCCGGCCCGCCTAACGGCGGCATCGTTGGCAACACGCTCGACAAGGGTGCCGGATACACTCCGTACTTCGATCACTTCGGCATGAGCTGCGGTCTCGAGGTGGTGCTTGGCGATGGGCGAGTGCTGCGCACCGCCGATGGGGCGCTAGCCGGATCGCAAACCTGGCACCTGTCCAAGTACGGCTATGGTCCGTTCCTCGACGGTCTGTTCCTGCAATCGAACTTTGGCATCGTCACGCGTATGGGGGTGTGGCTGATGCCGCGTCCACCGGCGCTTCGTTCCTTCTTTTTCGTTTTTCCTGACGATGAGGATTTTGGCGAGGTCGTTGAGTTAGTGCGTCCGCTCAAGTTGAACAACATCGTCCCTTCACTGCTGAAAGTCACCAACGACCTGTATGCGCTTGGGACCGCAGCGACGTATCCCTTCGATCGCACCGGCGGCCAGACGCCATTGCCTGACGATATTCGACGGGAGCTGCAACGCGAGCACGGAGTCGGGGCGTGGATTGTTTCTGGCGCGTTTTATGGCGCTTCCGATGACCTGCTCCTCCCGTTGGTTGAGCGGATGAAAACGCACTTTGGTCGCTCCGGGAAAGCACGGTATGTCTCGCATGAGGAGGCCCTGGACAATCCCATCTTCGATATTCACGTGGCCACCTTCAGCGGGAGGCCGACAACAAGCGAGCTGAGTCTGCTCGATTGGCGTCCCGGCGGCGGTAATTGCTGGTTCCTCCCAGGCTTGCCGATGATCGGTACGACCGCCAATGAGCAGCAAGCGCTCTCCCGGCGCATTCTCCGCGAACACAAGCTGGAGTTTATTGCCGAGTACGTATGCGGGCCGCGCATGGCCAGGGCGCTGCATGTCATTGTCTTTAACCGCCAAGATCCGGAAGAATGCCAACGTGTCATCGCCTGCTACCGAGATCTCATGCACGCCTACGCCGAGGCTGGGTATCCGGTTTCTCGCGCGCCGCTCGATTTCCAAGAGGACGCGATGGCGCGGCTGGAAACATTCCCCGGGGTCTGTGCGGATATCAAGCGTGCGCTCGATCCGAACGGAATTCTTTCTCCGGGACGCTATGGCATCGGGACGCACAAATGA
- a CDS encoding ester cyclase, translating into MSAQENLKLWETHIRGEFMTKDTDLSLSTMVEDASVLTVPTGWGGKGKAELRARYRDEFIPSIPPSWTHTTRNVVATDDCIVEEAKINLVHTQQMDWFLPGILPTHRPIEFDIVLIVQFRDGKMAAERIYWDQASVLRQIGRL; encoded by the coding sequence ATGTCCGCGCAAGAGAACCTCAAACTGTGGGAAACGCACATCAGAGGCGAGTTCATGACCAAAGACACCGACCTGTCGCTCTCGACCATGGTCGAAGATGCCTCGGTATTGACCGTGCCGACCGGCTGGGGAGGGAAGGGTAAGGCAGAATTGCGCGCGCGTTATCGCGACGAATTTATTCCCTCGATTCCTCCCTCCTGGACGCATACGACGCGGAACGTGGTGGCGACAGACGATTGCATTGTGGAGGAGGCGAAGATCAACCTCGTCCACACCCAGCAGATGGATTGGTTTTTGCCCGGCATCCTGCCAACGCATCGACCGATCGAGTTCGACATTGTGTTAATCGTGCAGTTTCGTGACGGCAAAATGGCAGCGGAACGGATCTATTGGGATCAGGCCTCGGTGCTGCGACAGATTGGGCGGCTGTAG
- a CDS encoding CoA transferase: protein MENALPLMLADCTVLDFTQYLAGPTVTRLMAEMGAQIIKVEQAPMGDPARLLPFIRDGRSGYFIQQNRGKRSLCLDFNSPEGIEILRSLAKTADVVVENFGPGVMEKRGLDYASLKKINPKLVMVSISAFGRKSPLSHRVGYDLIAQAFSGFMHMTGEPDGPPQFVGVGMADVSTGVHAFAALGYALYYREKTGVGQYIDMAMVDALYHMHEVNVQVHTLSGGQYVPKRGGSHHPLVCPCGTFKGPQGWMVILALDRQWPSVVQALGKPELLHDPRFASGAERGKNQKELITMIESWLQSFPTDEAALLALEERRIPSAPVMAVADTINHEYFKARSMVRTVPDPLLGEITIPGFPFKYSEFPDLLDLRAPLLGEHNAEVLREQLGLSAEQTAALRERGVLFVDNT from the coding sequence ATGGAGAACGCGCTACCCTTGATGTTGGCCGATTGCACAGTCCTCGATTTCACCCAGTATTTGGCAGGGCCGACGGTCACGCGCCTCATGGCGGAAATGGGCGCGCAGATCATTAAGGTTGAACAAGCCCCGATGGGTGACCCGGCACGCCTGTTGCCGTTTATCCGCGACGGTCGTAGCGGCTACTTCATTCAACAAAATCGTGGGAAAAGAAGCCTGTGCCTCGACTTCAATAGCCCTGAAGGGATCGAAATCCTCCGCTCCTTGGCCAAAACGGCGGATGTCGTGGTAGAGAATTTCGGGCCGGGGGTGATGGAAAAGCGCGGTCTCGATTACGCGTCGCTTAAGAAAATCAACCCGAAGCTCGTCATGGTGTCGATCTCGGCGTTCGGGCGTAAGAGTCCACTGTCCCATAGGGTGGGATACGATCTCATCGCGCAAGCCTTTTCCGGGTTCATGCACATGACCGGCGAGCCTGACGGCCCCCCGCAGTTTGTCGGAGTCGGCATGGCTGACGTTAGCACTGGGGTGCATGCGTTCGCGGCTTTGGGCTATGCGTTGTATTACCGCGAGAAGACTGGCGTCGGGCAATACATCGATATGGCCATGGTCGATGCCCTGTACCATATGCATGAAGTCAACGTGCAGGTGCATACCCTCAGCGGCGGACAATATGTACCCAAGCGCGGCGGCTCGCATCATCCGCTAGTCTGTCCCTGCGGTACGTTTAAGGGACCGCAAGGGTGGATGGTCATCCTGGCTTTGGATCGCCAATGGCCGAGCGTGGTACAGGCGCTGGGCAAACCTGAACTCCTACATGACCCTCGGTTTGCCAGCGGTGCCGAACGCGGAAAAAACCAGAAGGAACTGATTACGATGATCGAGTCGTGGTTGCAGTCGTTTCCTACTGATGAAGCGGCGCTCCTGGCATTGGAGGAACGCCGCATTCCTTCGGCTCCGGTGATGGCGGTGGCGGACACCATCAATCACGAGTATTTCAAAGCGCGGAGCATGGTGCGCACGGTGCCGGACCCGCTGTTGGGCGAGATCACGATTCCGGGATTCCCGTTCAAATATTCGGAGTTCCCGGACTTGCTCGACCTACGTGCCCCGCTCCTCGGCGAACACAATGCCGAGGTGTTGCGGGAACAACTCGGGCTCTCCGCAGAGCAAACGGCGGCGCTACGCGAACGAGGCGTGCTCTTCGTTGACAATACATAG
- a CDS encoding SMP-30/gluconolactonase/LRE family protein, whose translation MATIPNSQVEIFGKGALQCEGVVIDKEGNVWGGGRNGKVYKVSPDDQVHEVAQLPEGSIPNGVALDRAGNFIYCDLGKKAMMRCAPDGKVSMIADRVGSVTLTLPNFCSYDAEGNLYVSNSSTCDINTLLPELKNPAPNGALVCIRPDGRGEVVAEGLYLANGTAIDPNEDAVYVLESTRNDCLRIQIKKDGTFGKPEIYSKDFPSLPDGMAFDVERNLYITLPAKITGAGFTPANQVIKVDTNGAWSILIEDPSGEKVLFPTNCAFGGPGLQDLFIANLEADHFSRVHTPFRGHPLYHQR comes from the coding sequence ATGGCGACAATTCCTAACAGTCAGGTGGAAATCTTCGGCAAAGGCGCTTTGCAATGCGAAGGCGTGGTGATCGATAAAGAAGGCAATGTGTGGGGCGGCGGGCGCAACGGAAAAGTGTACAAGGTCAGCCCTGATGACCAAGTACACGAGGTTGCCCAACTGCCGGAAGGGTCGATTCCCAACGGTGTGGCGCTCGATCGCGCAGGGAATTTTATTTACTGCGATCTCGGGAAAAAGGCGATGATGCGCTGCGCACCCGACGGCAAGGTCTCGATGATTGCCGACCGCGTGGGCTCGGTGACGCTCACCTTACCCAATTTCTGTAGTTATGACGCCGAGGGGAATCTTTACGTCTCGAATTCGAGCACCTGCGACATCAACACGCTGCTGCCCGAGTTGAAAAACCCGGCACCGAATGGCGCGCTGGTCTGCATCCGACCGGACGGGCGCGGGGAAGTGGTCGCTGAAGGGCTGTATTTGGCCAATGGCACGGCTATCGATCCCAACGAAGACGCCGTCTACGTCCTCGAAAGTACGCGCAACGACTGCCTGCGGATTCAAATCAAGAAAGATGGCACCTTCGGCAAGCCGGAGATCTACTCCAAAGATTTTCCCTCGCTGCCTGACGGCATGGCCTTCGATGTTGAGCGTAATCTCTACATTACCTTGCCGGCGAAGATCACCGGAGCTGGGTTCACACCGGCCAACCAGGTCATCAAGGTGGATACCAACGGTGCGTGGTCCATACTCATCGAGGACCCGTCAGGAGAAAAGGTCCTTTTCCCGACCAACTGCGCTTTTGGCGGCCCAGGGCTCCAAGACCTGTTCATCGCTAATCTAGAGGCCGACCACTTCAGCCGCGTCCACACGCCGTTCCGCGGACATCCGCTGTATCATCAGCGGTAG
- a CDS encoding ion transporter translates to MPASGLKDAKSQPYQVFMLALCLYALGVLTADSFFPFDPSTRTILEYTDNAVCGLFFLDFVITLIRAPSRWQYLYTWGWIDLASSIPSVDVLRWGRAARILRIFRVLRGFRATKLLASFILDRRAQGAFLAAALVSILLIVFSSVAILQFEAGADGNIKTAEDALWWAFTTITTVGYGDRYPVTTEGRLVAVLLMTAGVGLFGTFSGFVAAWFLAPEAKQQENELESLREELRHIRRLLEQREYEKVNGRNDR, encoded by the coding sequence ATGCCAGCTTCTGGTTTGAAGGATGCCAAATCACAACCGTATCAGGTCTTTATGCTGGCCTTATGCCTCTATGCTCTTGGAGTGCTCACGGCTGATTCTTTCTTCCCCTTTGATCCCTCGACCCGTACGATCCTTGAGTACACGGACAACGCGGTCTGCGGGTTATTCTTTCTCGACTTCGTCATCACTCTGATCCGTGCCCCGAGTCGGTGGCAGTATCTGTACACTTGGGGCTGGATTGACCTTGCGTCGAGCATCCCCAGTGTCGACGTGCTGCGGTGGGGTCGTGCGGCACGTATCCTCCGCATTTTCCGTGTACTACGTGGTTTTCGCGCCACCAAGCTCCTTGCGTCTTTTATCTTGGATAGACGTGCCCAAGGAGCCTTCTTAGCCGCTGCTTTAGTCTCTATCTTGCTCATTGTCTTCTCAAGTGTTGCCATATTGCAATTCGAGGCAGGTGCGGATGGCAATATCAAAACCGCTGAGGATGCACTGTGGTGGGCATTCACGACGATCACTACTGTCGGTTATGGAGACCGATATCCAGTCACTACCGAAGGGCGGCTTGTGGCCGTTCTGTTGATGACCGCAGGGGTAGGACTCTTTGGAACTTTTTCTGGCTTTGTTGCTGCTTGGTTTCTGGCACCGGAGGCGAAGCAACAAGAGAACGAGCTTGAAAGCCTCCGAGAGGAGCTGCGCCACATCAGAAGGCTGCTGGAGCAACGAGAATATGAAAAGGTAAATGGAAGGAATGATCGATGA
- a CDS encoding amidase, producing MSDELVRLDATGQAALVRNKEVTPLDLVDAAIARIEKTNPQLNAVITPLFEKARAQAKSPALPAGPFQGVPLVLKDLACATAGDPLHNGMRVLKEARHVAAYDTYLAVKFQAAGFICVGKTNTPELGLMPTTEPAAYGPTRNPWNLNHSTGGSSGGSAAAVAAGLVAVGHANDGGGSIRVPASECGLVGLKPSRGRVSLGPIAGEMWQGFAIEGVVTRSVRDTAGVLDAIAGYMPGDPYVALPPQRSYLSEVGRDPGKLRIGFMKRSPKGGAPLHVDCVTAVEETARVLASLGHLVEEAHPTALDEAEYLTHFGAVVTTHAYTALQEIGQMLGRELTQSDVEPWTWASANRGRSLSAGQYVAALGWLQAWSRRVAQWWASGFDVLLTPTMATPPPVLGELVATTDTVRTVAKKVYGLMQFTPQYNIAGQPAISLPLHWNTAGLPIGIQLVAALGREDILIQAAAQLEQARPWRDRVPPTYA from the coding sequence ATGAGCGACGAACTCGTTCGTCTCGATGCCACCGGGCAAGCGGCGCTCGTCCGCAACAAAGAGGTGACTCCGCTAGACCTGGTCGATGCTGCCATTGCCCGCATCGAGAAGACCAATCCCCAACTCAACGCGGTCATCACGCCCCTCTTCGAGAAAGCGCGGGCACAAGCCAAGAGCCCAGCGCTTCCCGCCGGCCCTTTCCAGGGCGTTCCCTTGGTACTGAAAGATCTCGCCTGCGCGACAGCGGGAGATCCGCTTCACAACGGCATGCGTGTGCTCAAAGAGGCGCGGCACGTGGCGGCTTACGACACCTATCTCGCGGTGAAATTCCAAGCGGCAGGGTTTATTTGTGTCGGCAAGACCAACACGCCAGAGCTGGGATTGATGCCCACTACCGAACCTGCTGCGTATGGTCCGACGCGCAATCCCTGGAACTTGAATCACTCGACTGGCGGCTCCAGTGGCGGATCGGCTGCCGCCGTCGCGGCGGGACTCGTCGCCGTCGGACATGCGAACGACGGCGGCGGTTCGATTCGCGTCCCGGCCAGTGAATGCGGCCTTGTCGGGCTCAAGCCGTCACGCGGGCGAGTGTCACTCGGTCCCATCGCTGGAGAGATGTGGCAAGGATTCGCCATCGAAGGCGTTGTGACTCGTTCGGTTCGCGATACCGCCGGCGTGCTCGACGCCATTGCCGGCTACATGCCCGGTGACCCCTATGTCGCCTTGCCGCCGCAACGATCTTATCTGTCAGAGGTCGGACGAGACCCCGGCAAGCTGCGCATCGGCTTCATGAAGCGATCGCCCAAAGGCGGTGCGCCACTACACGTGGACTGTGTCACCGCTGTCGAAGAAACCGCTCGGGTGCTAGCCTCTCTCGGGCATCTGGTAGAAGAGGCGCACCCGACAGCATTGGATGAAGCCGAATATCTCACCCATTTTGGCGCGGTCGTGACCACACACGCCTATACCGCCTTGCAAGAGATCGGTCAGATGTTGGGTCGAGAGCTGACACAGAGCGATGTCGAACCGTGGACCTGGGCGAGCGCGAATCGGGGACGTTCGCTTTCGGCCGGCCAGTACGTCGCCGCGCTCGGCTGGTTGCAAGCGTGGTCACGGCGCGTTGCTCAGTGGTGGGCAAGTGGCTTCGATGTATTGCTAACCCCGACCATGGCCACGCCGCCGCCGGTGCTGGGAGAGCTGGTCGCTACCACCGACACGGTCAGAACCGTAGCCAAAAAGGTGTACGGGCTCATGCAATTCACCCCGCAATACAACATCGCCGGTCAACCGGCGATCTCCTTACCACTCCATTGGAATACGGCAGGGCTGCCGATCGGTATCCAACTGGTCGCCGCGCTCGGACGCGAAGACATACTCATTCAAGCTGCAGCGCAATTGGAACAAGCGCGACCATGGCGGGACCGGGTGCCACCGACGTATGCGTAA
- a CDS encoding ABC transporter substrate-binding protein has product MRYSTLGKATGIVVLVFSAVAWAAESPMEAIRRTVEQATHILQDPANQGREKFQERIAKVRSIVEPQFDVQEISKRTLGTYWQERTDQERKEFMTVFTELVQKTYSGTLDRYNADVQFFYDQERIDGKFAEVDSRIFDPAQNRAFAITYKMHQSNNQWLIYDVVAENISMVRNYRNQFNRILSKSSYQDLIQTLQTKIKELDTAPASASTRAPSAG; this is encoded by the coding sequence ATGCGTTACTCAACATTAGGGAAGGCGACCGGAATCGTCGTACTGGTTTTCTCCGCCGTGGCCTGGGCGGCGGAATCGCCAATGGAAGCTATTCGCCGCACAGTTGAGCAGGCGACCCACATTCTCCAAGACCCGGCCAATCAAGGGAGAGAGAAGTTCCAAGAACGCATCGCCAAAGTGCGCTCGATTGTGGAACCACAGTTCGACGTGCAAGAAATCTCAAAGCGCACGCTCGGCACCTATTGGCAAGAACGGACGGATCAAGAACGCAAAGAGTTCATGACAGTTTTCACCGAGCTGGTGCAAAAGACCTATAGCGGCACGCTGGATCGCTACAACGCCGACGTCCAGTTCTTCTACGATCAGGAGCGAATTGACGGCAAATTCGCGGAAGTCGATTCACGCATTTTCGACCCGGCACAGAATAGGGCGTTCGCCATCACCTATAAGATGCACCAATCGAATAACCAGTGGCTCATCTACGATGTGGTAGCGGAAAACATCAGCATGGTGAGAAATTACCGCAACCAGTTCAACCGCATTCTCAGCAAATCCTCCTATCAGGATCTCATCCAGACCTTACAAACGAAGATCAAGGAACTCGATACGGCTCCCGCCTCGGCCTCTACCCGCGCGCCCTCGGCTGGGTAA
- a CDS encoding VacJ family lipoprotein, whose translation MKERILAAILVGVLGWSTHIEPTWAQAQEEPEAQVSDPWEGFNQPMFTLNLKLDEYVLRPVATAYDTVMPDGAQRGVGRFLKNLGVVERFANNVFQGKLPGAGQEAGRFLVNTVLGCAGFIEVAEPVFGWKESPEDFGQTLAIYGAANGPYLVLPFYGPSTVRDTAGLVVDSALNPMNYLLSTVEVVAIKGGLTLTNAVNSRSMNLDLFENVERSAVDLYGAVQDGYIQRREQAIKE comes from the coding sequence GTGAAGGAACGTATTCTAGCCGCAATCTTGGTGGGAGTCCTCGGGTGGAGCACTCACATCGAACCGACGTGGGCACAAGCGCAGGAGGAACCGGAAGCACAAGTATCCGACCCCTGGGAAGGGTTTAATCAGCCGATGTTTACCCTCAATCTCAAACTGGACGAATACGTGCTCCGCCCAGTCGCCACCGCCTACGACACAGTGATGCCCGATGGGGCACAGCGCGGTGTAGGTCGGTTCCTCAAAAATCTCGGAGTCGTGGAACGATTCGCCAACAATGTCTTCCAAGGGAAACTTCCCGGTGCCGGACAAGAAGCCGGTCGTTTCCTCGTCAATACGGTCTTGGGCTGCGCCGGATTCATCGAGGTCGCGGAGCCGGTTTTCGGGTGGAAGGAGAGTCCTGAAGATTTCGGCCAGACGCTCGCTATCTATGGCGCTGCCAATGGCCCGTACCTCGTGTTGCCGTTTTATGGCCCGTCAACAGTCCGCGACACGGCTGGCCTTGTCGTCGATAGCGCACTCAACCCCATGAATTATCTGCTCTCGACGGTTGAGGTCGTTGCCATCAAAGGCGGGCTCACGCTCACCAATGCGGTGAACTCTCGTTCGATGAACCTAGATCTCTTCGAGAACGTCGAACGCTCCGCCGTTGACCTCTATGGTGCCGTCCAAGATGGCTACATTCAGCGTCGCGAGCAAGCTATAAAAGAGTGA
- the mlaD gene encoding outer membrane lipid asymmetry maintenance protein MlaD, whose product MKTADLELFVGFLLFCLAGVLVYASLHFGQVSLMNEREYALLANFTTVGGLQNGAAVEIAGVKIGRVEQVGLDNYQARVQLKINNGIALYEDTKVAIKTKGLIGERYVEIIPGKSTKPLVAGERIRDTESPVDIQELIAKFIFGNVEDDSQSKP is encoded by the coding sequence ATGAAAACAGCCGACCTCGAACTCTTTGTTGGGTTCCTCTTGTTCTGTCTTGCTGGTGTCCTCGTGTATGCTTCACTGCACTTCGGACAAGTCAGCCTGATGAATGAGCGCGAGTATGCGCTACTGGCGAATTTCACGACGGTAGGCGGATTACAGAATGGAGCGGCGGTTGAGATTGCCGGGGTGAAAATCGGGCGCGTCGAACAGGTGGGGCTCGATAACTATCAAGCCCGAGTGCAACTGAAGATCAACAACGGCATTGCGCTCTATGAGGACACGAAAGTCGCAATCAAAACGAAAGGACTCATTGGCGAGCGCTATGTCGAAATTATTCCAGGTAAGAGCACGAAACCGCTCGTTGCCGGAGAAAGGATTCGCGACACGGAATCGCCGGTCGATATTCAAGAACTTATTGCGAAGTTCATCTTTGGGAACGTGGAAGATGACTCTCAATCTAAACCGTAA